One Methanobacterium sp. genomic region harbors:
- a CDS encoding threonine--tRNA ligase: MRILLIHSDYLRYKTKSKTKIAEKIEDEKKGGEFDNALVVFTAVEREDEKDTDAIIESAVSEIMNVSSQVKPDNVIIYPYAHLSSSLSSPDSAKNILKGMESKLNEEGVSASRIPFGWYKSFEISCKGHPLSELSRTITVKPKEEEKAEEEPSKWYILNKGELSDPEGYEYENEDLRKLMMYELGKMESSGEEPPHVKLMREKGLSDYEPSADVGHLRWYPKGRLIRDLLSDYVYNLVTEYGAMPVETPIMYDLADEAIRTHADKFGERQYRMGTKKELMLRFACCFGAFRILSDSFLTWKNLPVGLYELSTYSFRLEKRGEVVGLKRLRGFTMPDFHSVCRDIPQSMEEFERQIDMCMQTGDDLNVNYEVIFRATQDFFDENKEWMYKAAEKVGKPMLLEILPRRKHYWISKMDFAAIDYLGRPIENPTIQIDVESAERFDINYINEKEEEEYPIIIHCSPTGSIERVIGSLLEKTAIELRENPKKMPMLPVWLSPIQVRVIPIAERHFDFALSLAEYLKDSNIRVDVDERSETVGKKIRNAGKEWVPYTIVIGDNELEKDQFTVNIRETNEKVLMDKDELTARIHDEIKGMPFRKLPLPVKLSKRVNF; this comes from the coding sequence ATGAGGATACTTTTGATTCACTCTGATTACTTAAGATATAAAACAAAGTCCAAAACAAAAATAGCGGAAAAAATAGAAGATGAAAAGAAAGGCGGCGAATTTGACAACGCTTTAGTGGTTTTTACTGCAGTTGAAAGGGAAGATGAAAAAGATACAGATGCAATAATTGAAAGTGCTGTATCTGAAATAATGAACGTTTCAAGCCAGGTAAAACCTGATAATGTGATTATATACCCTTATGCTCATTTAAGTTCATCTTTGAGCTCTCCAGATTCTGCAAAGAATATTTTAAAGGGTATGGAGTCTAAATTAAATGAAGAAGGGGTTTCAGCCTCGAGGATTCCATTTGGCTGGTACAAGTCATTTGAAATCTCATGTAAAGGACACCCATTATCTGAACTTTCAAGGACCATAACTGTAAAACCTAAAGAAGAGGAAAAAGCAGAAGAAGAACCTTCAAAATGGTACATTTTAAATAAAGGAGAACTTTCAGACCCTGAAGGGTATGAATATGAAAATGAGGATCTCAGAAAATTGATGATGTACGAACTGGGTAAAATGGAATCTTCTGGCGAAGAACCACCTCACGTTAAATTAATGCGTGAAAAAGGTCTTTCAGACTATGAACCATCTGCAGATGTCGGTCATTTACGCTGGTATCCTAAAGGAAGACTAATCCGTGACCTTCTTTCAGATTACGTTTACAATCTTGTAACTGAATATGGGGCTATGCCTGTTGAAACTCCAATAATGTACGACCTTGCAGACGAAGCAATACGCACACACGCAGATAAATTTGGAGAAAGGCAGTACAGGATGGGTACTAAAAAAGAACTCATGCTAAGATTCGCATGCTGCTTCGGAGCGTTTAGAATACTTTCAGACTCCTTTTTAACCTGGAAAAATCTCCCAGTTGGGCTTTACGAGCTTTCAACATACAGTTTTAGATTAGAGAAAAGAGGGGAAGTTGTAGGTCTTAAGAGACTTAGAGGGTTTACCATGCCTGATTTCCACTCTGTATGCAGGGATATACCTCAGTCTATGGAAGAATTTGAAAGGCAAATTGATATGTGTATGCAGACTGGAGATGACCTTAATGTAAACTATGAAGTTATTTTCAGGGCGACACAGGACTTTTTCGATGAAAATAAGGAATGGATGTATAAAGCTGCAGAAAAGGTTGGAAAACCAATGCTTCTTGAAATTTTACCAAGACGTAAACATTACTGGATATCCAAAATGGACTTTGCAGCTATTGACTACCTTGGAAGACCTATAGAAAACCCTACAATACAGATAGATGTTGAAAGCGCTGAAAGATTTGATATAAACTACATCAATGAAAAAGAAGAGGAAGAATATCCTATAATCATCCACTGCAGCCCAACAGGAAGTATAGAACGTGTTATAGGCAGCTTACTTGAAAAAACTGCCATTGAACTTAGAGAAAACCCTAAAAAAATGCCGATGCTGCCTGTATGGCTTTCACCAATTCAGGTGAGGGTGATCCCAATTGCTGAAAGGCATTTCGATTTCGCCCTTTCACTTGCTGAATACTTGAAAGACAGCAACATAAGGGTTGATGTTGATGAAAGGTCTGAAACAGTAGGTAAAAAGATAAGAAACGCTGGAAAAGAATGGGTTCCATATACTATCGTAATTGGAGATAATGAACTTGAAAAAGACCAGTTTACTGTAAACATCCGTGAAACCAATGAAAAAGTATTGATGGATAAGGATGAGTTAACTGCGAGAATCCACGATGAAATTAAAGGAATGCCGTTTAGAAAGTTACCGTTACCTGTAAAGCTTTCAAAAAGAGTTAATTTTTAA
- a CDS encoding peptidoglycan-binding domain-containing protein has product MKHILKEGDTGRQVKDIQHWLNAHGYKAGEEDGIFGEKTRDAVIQFQSAKKIVTDGIIGSQTQITIERIEKEE; this is encoded by the coding sequence ATGAAACATATATTAAAAGAAGGAGACACTGGAAGACAGGTAAAGGATATACAGCACTGGTTAAATGCTCATGGTTATAAAGCTGGAGAAGAAGATGGTATTTTTGGAGAAAAAACCCGTGATGCAGTCATACAGTTTCAGAGTGCTAAAAAAATTGTTACTGATGGTATAATTGGTTCTCAGACACAGATAACCATTGAAAGAATAGAAAAAGAAGAATAA
- a CDS encoding ParA family protein — protein sequence MGETIAILNQKGGCGKTTTAVNLSTALALNNKRVLLIDIDPQGNATTSFGIPKSEIEKTIYTTLTGKNPVEEAIIPTGIDRLDLVASNIALSGAEIELSGEIGFHSILNERLENIKDSYDYILIDVPPSLGVLTINSLVASDSVIIPIQAEFYALEGMADLMEAMQLVGNRLNSPCNIKGILLTLYDSRTRLGRDVYENVKEYFGEKENIFEISIPRNVKLAEAPSHGKPGVLYDEECKGSTAYMELAEEIINMEAAK from the coding sequence ATGGGCGAAACAATTGCAATACTTAACCAAAAAGGCGGCTGTGGAAAGACAACCACTGCAGTTAATTTATCAACAGCTTTAGCACTTAATAATAAAAGAGTTTTATTAATAGATATTGATCCGCAGGGCAATGCCACAACAAGCTTTGGGATACCTAAAAGTGAGATTGAAAAAACTATTTACACTACGCTAACCGGAAAAAACCCCGTAGAAGAAGCAATCATCCCAACAGGAATCGACAGACTGGATCTTGTTGCAAGTAATATAGCACTAAGCGGTGCTGAAATTGAATTAAGCGGTGAAATAGGGTTTCATTCAATATTAAATGAACGTTTAGAAAATATAAAAGACTCTTACGACTATATTCTCATTGATGTTCCTCCATCCCTGGGGGTACTTACCATAAATTCGCTGGTGGCATCTGACAGCGTAATAATCCCAATTCAGGCAGAATTCTATGCACTTGAAGGAATGGCGGATCTTATGGAAGCTATGCAGCTTGTAGGGAACCGTTTAAACAGCCCTTGCAACATAAAAGGTATTTTACTTACTTTATATGACTCAAGGACAAGGCTTGGAAGGGACGTATATGAAAACGTTAAAGAATACTTTGGAGAGAAAGAAAACATCTTTGAAATAAGTATTCCTCGAAATGTTAAACTCGCAGAAGCCCCAAGTCACGGAAAACCAGGTGTTCTTTACGACGAAGAATGTAAAGGTTCAACTGCATACATGGAACTTGCAGAAGAAATAATAAATATGGAGGCTGCAAAATGA
- a CDS encoding putative DNA modification/repair radical SAM protein: MNTVQKLKVLGESAKYDLCNYADPNFEIYASGKMLGVYNSTAPDGRCIPLFKVLMTNKCSNDCKYCVNRSGRNCERFEYTPQELSNLFLNYFNRRHVEGLFLSSGISGDINTSMEKEVEVARILRDCGYDGYIHLKILPGTSYDLIKSAMHLADRVSINMEAATPDGFEELTSTKNYNIDILRRMKWISKLAKRDPAMAPSGQTTQFIIGATDENDEEILSMTKKLYDKLELKRSYFSAFSPLEDTPLENHEIPHPKRTSRLYQADFLLNSYGFNLDELVFDENGNIDTQIDPKYSFALNNMDLFPTEINEASYDELIRVPGIGKISAKRIITLRKRGKRFEKLEELQELGVAVKRAEPFIKLNKSYQATLSF, translated from the coding sequence ATGAATACGGTACAAAAACTCAAAGTTCTTGGAGAATCAGCAAAGTACGACCTGTGTAATTACGCAGACCCCAATTTCGAAATTTATGCATCAGGCAAAATGCTGGGAGTATACAATAGTACTGCACCGGATGGGCGCTGCATACCTTTATTCAAAGTATTAATGACTAATAAATGTTCAAATGACTGTAAATACTGCGTAAACCGCAGCGGCAGGAACTGCGAACGTTTTGAATATACGCCTCAAGAACTTTCAAACCTGTTTTTGAATTACTTCAACAGAAGACACGTGGAAGGATTATTCTTAAGCTCTGGAATTTCTGGAGACATAAACACTTCCATGGAAAAGGAAGTTGAAGTTGCAAGGATACTTAGAGACTGCGGGTATGACGGATATATACACCTTAAAATCCTTCCAGGGACATCTTACGATTTAATTAAAAGTGCCATGCACCTGGCAGACAGGGTAAGCATAAATATGGAAGCTGCAACTCCTGATGGATTTGAAGAACTTACAAGCACTAAAAATTACAACATAGATATTTTAAGGCGGATGAAATGGATCAGCAAATTAGCAAAAAGGGACCCTGCTATGGCACCGTCAGGACAGACCACACAGTTTATCATTGGGGCTACAGATGAAAATGATGAAGAAATTTTAAGCATGACCAAAAAGTTGTACGATAAATTAGAACTTAAAAGAAGTTATTTCAGTGCTTTTAGCCCACTAGAAGATACTCCACTTGAAAACCATGAGATACCTCATCCCAAAAGAACTTCAAGGCTTTACCAGGCTGATTTTTTATTAAACTCCTACGGTTTTAATTTAGATGAACTGGTATTCGATGAAAATGGGAATATAGATACGCAAATAGACCCCAAATATTCTTTTGCCCTGAATAATATGGACTTATTCCCAACTGAAATCAATGAAGCATCATATGATGAACTTATACGAGTTCCAGGGATAGGTAAAATATCTGCAAAAAGAATTATAACTTTAAGGAAACGGGGCAAACGTTTTGAAAAACTAGAAGAGCTTCAAGAGCTGGGCGTGGCTGTAAAACGTGCTGAACCTTTTATAAAACTAAATAAATCTTATCAAGCTACATTAAGTTTCTAA
- a CDS encoding LemA family protein has product MSIYMIIGIIILILIILAVVVGIIFMYNNLVGLRNRVKNAWSQIDVQLNRRADLIPNLVETVKGYAKHEKGVFEEVTKARSGLMNAQTVQESAEANNMLTGALKSLFAVAENYPDLKANQNFRDLQSQLAETEDKIAYSRQFYNDTVLMYNNKIQMFPSNLIARQFNFTESEFFEVEESARSVPKVQF; this is encoded by the coding sequence ATGTCAATTTACATGATCATAGGAATCATTATACTTATCTTAATTATTTTAGCAGTAGTTGTTGGGATAATTTTCATGTACAATAACCTTGTTGGATTACGTAACCGGGTTAAAAATGCATGGTCCCAAATAGATGTTCAGCTAAACAGAAGGGCTGACCTGATACCTAACCTGGTAGAAACAGTTAAAGGGTATGCTAAACACGAAAAAGGTGTATTCGAAGAGGTTACTAAGGCAAGATCTGGCCTTATGAACGCTCAAACAGTTCAAGAAAGTGCAGAAGCAAATAACATGTTAACTGGTGCTTTGAAAAGCCTTTTTGCGGTAGCAGAAAATTACCCTGATTTAAAAGCAAATCAAAATTTCAGGGACTTACAAAGTCAGCTGGCAGAAACTGAGGATAAAATAGCCTATTCAAGGCAGTTTTACAACGATACTGTACTCATGTACAACAACAAGATCCAGATGTTTCCAAGCAACTTAATAGCCCGCCAGTTTAACTTCACCGAGTCAGAATTCTTTGAAGTGGAAGAATCAGCTCGTTCAGTTCCAAAAGTACAGTTTTAG
- a CDS encoding DUF2207 domain-containing protein, translated as MDKKHFISFTLLFLLTVSVFSTAAFAKDYSIPSIDMDLFPQSDGTLHVKEVIHYSFTGTYNGIYRDIPISGNQQLKNIKVSAQGAYTASTVTYSGGMEQIKVYLYSNSQKTTPITDKDVTVTIEYDFLHGIKFYNDVAELQYELVGTQWDKDIGAVNANIHLKSSNGVQYWLNPPYFAENSSWSGNTLNVVGKTVPSGDFFELRMVIPKSQFAANPTNGVIINQDGLSQIEKIQNDYQNELNFKSTLYAVLAVIFLLACFIPLLIYFRYGREPKINYRAEYERDVPTDDLPAVVNAISGKGLGKKVGEPDMDGFRATIMDLINRKYLLIEDVPKTLDKDKDKSISIRVNENKNLEELTNFEYDVITILKKFEEDGVINLDNLKTDLKDRDMAQSFKESYGIWESDLKSEFLNDGIMDQIFLKKGDTYLKIFGVIGLVAAAATFFFTISDPLPASGYALFASFVLGIVAIISLIMPQKVAGQWTTHGEEFDAKWHNFKKYIQDFSLIKEYPPESIKVWNKYLVYATALGVADKVRKTMEMSLPDDQLAQSDIFLFHYYGGYWLLSSGLDTGMNTAAAANSGGSDFGGVGGVGGGFGGGGGGAF; from the coding sequence ATGGATAAAAAACATTTTATCTCATTTACTTTACTATTTTTACTTACAGTCTCAGTATTTTCAACTGCAGCATTTGCAAAGGATTATTCCATACCTTCTATTGATATGGATCTCTTTCCACAGAGCGATGGAACGCTGCATGTTAAAGAAGTCATTCATTACTCCTTTACAGGGACTTACAATGGAATATACCGAGATATACCGATAAGCGGTAACCAACAGTTGAAAAATATAAAAGTATCAGCACAGGGAGCTTATACTGCATCTACAGTAACTTATTCTGGGGGGATGGAACAGATAAAAGTATATTTATATTCTAACTCTCAAAAAACAACTCCCATAACTGATAAAGATGTTACAGTTACCATTGAATATGATTTTTTACATGGAATTAAGTTCTACAATGATGTGGCCGAACTCCAGTATGAATTAGTGGGTACACAGTGGGACAAAGATATTGGGGCAGTTAATGCAAATATACACCTCAAATCAAGTAATGGTGTACAATACTGGTTAAATCCTCCTTATTTTGCTGAAAATTCCAGCTGGAGCGGCAATACTTTAAATGTAGTGGGTAAAACTGTTCCTTCAGGAGATTTCTTTGAACTCAGGATGGTCATACCTAAAAGTCAATTTGCAGCAAACCCCACAAATGGAGTTATAATAAACCAGGACGGCTTGAGTCAAATTGAAAAGATTCAAAATGATTATCAAAACGAATTAAACTTTAAATCAACTCTTTATGCAGTACTGGCAGTTATATTCTTACTCGCATGTTTCATACCTCTGCTTATTTACTTCCGCTATGGAAGGGAGCCAAAAATCAACTACCGGGCAGAATATGAACGGGATGTGCCAACTGATGATTTACCTGCTGTGGTAAATGCTATATCTGGTAAAGGGTTAGGCAAAAAAGTAGGCGAGCCTGACATGGATGGGTTTAGAGCTACTATAATGGACCTTATAAACCGTAAATACCTTTTAATTGAGGATGTTCCAAAAACACTTGATAAGGATAAGGATAAATCTATTTCAATTAGAGTCAACGAAAACAAAAATCTGGAAGAACTCACAAACTTCGAATATGATGTCATCACCATCCTGAAAAAGTTTGAAGAGGACGGTGTCATTAATTTAGATAACCTTAAAACTGATTTAAAGGATCGAGACATGGCACAGTCATTCAAAGAATCATACGGTATATGGGAAAGTGATTTAAAAAGTGAATTTTTAAATGATGGAATTATGGACCAGATATTCCTGAAAAAGGGAGACACATACCTCAAGATTTTTGGAGTAATTGGTTTAGTTGCTGCAGCAGCTACATTCTTTTTCACAATATCTGATCCTCTGCCAGCATCGGGATATGCGTTATTTGCGTCATTTGTTCTGGGTATTGTGGCCATTATATCGCTTATAATGCCTCAAAAGGTTGCAGGGCAGTGGACTACTCATGGTGAAGAATTTGATGCTAAATGGCATAACTTCAAGAAATATATCCAGGATTTCAGCCTCATAAAGGAATATCCACCTGAATCTATTAAGGTATGGAACAAATATCTGGTATATGCAACTGCACTTGGGGTGGCAGATAAAGTCAGGAAAACCATGGAAATGAGTCTTCCAGATGACCAGCTGGCCCAAAGTGATATCTTCCTGTTCCACTACTACGGTGGATACTGGCTCCTTTCGTCTGGTTTAGACACTGGTATGAACACTGCAGCAGCTGCAAACTCCGGCGGAAGTGATTTTGGTGGAGTCGGCGGTGTCGGCGGTGGATTTGGAGGAGGTGGAGGTGGAGCATTTTAA
- a CDS encoding DUF2207 domain-containing protein, with amino-acid sequence MLLVSFIPLIIYLMYGREPKISYSTNYEVDLPTDDPPAIVNAICSGFSKKVGEPDMNGFIATIMDLIDRNYLILSNKTHDGKYNSPGSLFLEINPDYDPDTLWDFEVGVLNFLQEYEQNSIISMDLVSESLHYYNSADFFKETYKNWKNEVKQTLLTNGSLKEAFLRKGDKYIKIFGITGLVLSIVVSYVVLSDFWALTFTIVYLFFIYSAFLKTKDTRTIIFGIEGLIIVAWYLFEIISGSLLSVKILFLSSLVLGVISMVSLMLPEKIAGQWTNYGREYYAKWHSFKRYIEDYSLIKEYSPESVNVWNRYLVYATALGVADEVENAMKFSIPYDQLRGSDLYSFHYYNSPTAMLKNALDAALELD; translated from the coding sequence ATGTTATTAGTATCTTTTATACCTTTAATTATTTATTTGATGTATGGTAGGGAACCAAAAATTAGTTATAGCACAAATTATGAAGTGGATTTACCCACTGATGATCCTCCTGCAATTGTAAACGCTATATGCAGTGGTTTTTCAAAAAAGGTTGGAGAACCAGATATGAACGGTTTTATAGCTACAATAATGGATTTAATTGATAGAAATTACCTGATTTTAAGTAATAAGACACATGATGGAAAATATAATTCGCCAGGATCGCTTTTCCTGGAGATTAATCCTGACTATGATCCAGATACTCTTTGGGATTTTGAAGTAGGTGTTTTAAATTTTTTGCAAGAGTATGAGCAGAATAGTATCATATCTATGGATTTAGTTTCTGAGAGCCTTCATTATTATAATAGTGCAGACTTCTTCAAAGAAACATATAAAAATTGGAAAAATGAAGTTAAACAAACTTTATTAACTAATGGAAGCTTAAAAGAAGCATTTTTAAGGAAGGGGGATAAATACATAAAGATTTTTGGAATTACAGGATTAGTATTATCTATTGTAGTCTCCTATGTAGTGCTTTCTGACTTTTGGGCATTAACATTTACTATTGTATATTTGTTTTTTATATATTCTGCATTCTTAAAGACAAAGGATACACGCACGATAATTTTTGGGATTGAGGGATTGATAATAGTTGCTTGGTACTTATTTGAAATTATTTCTGGTTCTTTACTATCAGTTAAAATTCTCTTTCTTTCTTCATTAGTTTTAGGGGTAATATCTATGGTTTCATTAATGCTGCCTGAAAAAATTGCTGGTCAATGGACTAATTATGGCAGGGAATACTATGCAAAGTGGCATAGTTTCAAAAGATATATTGAAGATTACAGTTTAATAAAAGAATATTCTCCCGAATCGGTTAATGTTTGGAATAGATATCTGGTATATGCTACGGCTTTAGGAGTTGCTGATGAAGTTGAAAATGCAATGAAGTTTTCAATTCCGTATGATCAATTGAGGGGAAGTGATCTATACAGTTTCCATTATTACAATAGCCCCACAGCTATGCTTAAGAATGCATTAGATGCAGCGTTAGAGCTAGATTAA
- a CDS encoding DUF2207 domain-containing protein, with the protein MILTNKTSNGDYCSPGSLFLEINPEYDTDTLWKFEEEILHFLKEYEQDGIVSMDLVSESLHYYNSARFFKYTYNNWQKEVKKAIMDGNFKDTFHSKGDEYLKIFGLLGMVVALSAFFYALDPTRNAFPVLISSIILGVMALISIILPQKVAGQWTTYGREYYTMWHNFKKYIEDYSLIKEYSPESVKVWNRYLVYATALGVAEGVKRAMELSIQDDKLIENDIYSFDCYNDYISSLNDAEDTKPDSDRF; encoded by the coding sequence TTGATTTTAACTAATAAAACATCTAATGGGGATTATTGCTCCCCAGGATCACTTTTTCTGGAAATTAACCCCGAATATGACACGGATACCCTATGGAAATTTGAAGAGGAAATTTTACACTTCCTTAAAGAATATGAACAGGACGGCATCGTATCTATGGATTTAGTTTCTGAAAGTCTTCATTATTATAATAGTGCAAGATTTTTCAAGTATACTTATAATAACTGGCAAAAAGAAGTTAAAAAGGCAATAATGGATGGAAATTTTAAAGATACATTCCATTCAAAAGGTGATGAGTATTTAAAAATTTTTGGACTTTTAGGGATGGTTGTAGCATTAAGTGCATTTTTTTATGCATTAGATCCAACACGTAATGCATTTCCTGTTTTGATATCGTCTATTATTTTAGGAGTAATGGCGCTAATTTCTATTATTTTACCTCAAAAGGTTGCTGGACAATGGACTACCTATGGCAGGGAATACTATACGATGTGGCATAACTTTAAAAAATATATTGAAGATTATAGCTTAATAAAAGAATATTCACCTGAGTCAGTTAAGGTATGGAATAGATATCTGGTTTATGCTACAGCTCTAGGCGTTGCTGAAGGAGTTAAAAGAGCTATGGAACTGTCAATTCAAGATGATAAACTGATAGAGAATGATATATACAGTTTCGATTGCTATAATGATTATATATCTTCATTGAATGATGCAGAAGATACTAAACCTGATTCAGACAGATTTTAA
- the cfbB gene encoding Ni-sirohydrochlorin a,c-diamide synthase codes for MRIVLAGTGSAVGKTTISTGIMKALSEEYRVQPFKAGPDYIDTSYHTLATGNNSRNLDSFFMSDGQIRTSFERGIRTSNADFGIIEGVRGLYEGISPINDVGSTASIAKALDAPVILILNSRSLVKSAAAVVIGFKTLDPTIKIEGVILNQVKNKNHYLKTKEAVEKLAGVDVIGGIQRDDAIKVEQRHLGLVPAVERENLLSYIDKWGEIIKENIDMDALISIMKNARKLPEGREDTWQEENRKKVKIGVAMDEVFNFYYTENIESLEANNAKVVPFSPFKDEELPDVDGIYIGGGYPEIFAKELEQNESMRRSVLKFHQDGNPIYAECGGLMYLTNSINGKKMCEIFNYDSVMTKKVQGLSYVISKAIKDNIITKKGDVFRGHEFHYSKVLVNGKPEYAFKILRGKGIENSLDGLMSKNTVASYVHTHVAACPQFASNFTRSAGDN; via the coding sequence ATGAGAATAGTCTTAGCAGGAACAGGAAGTGCAGTAGGGAAAACAACCATTTCAACAGGCATTATGAAGGCATTGTCTGAAGAATACAGAGTTCAGCCATTTAAAGCAGGTCCTGACTACATAGATACATCGTATCATACCCTTGCAACTGGAAATAATTCAAGAAATCTCGATTCATTTTTCATGTCTGACGGGCAAATAAGAACCTCATTTGAACGAGGTATAAGGACATCAAACGCTGATTTTGGGATAATTGAAGGCGTAAGGGGGCTTTATGAAGGAATAAGCCCTATTAATGATGTGGGAAGCACAGCGTCCATCGCAAAAGCACTTGACGCGCCAGTTATACTTATTTTAAACTCCAGGAGTCTTGTAAAAAGCGCAGCAGCTGTTGTAATTGGGTTTAAAACACTTGATCCGACCATTAAAATTGAAGGGGTAATTTTAAACCAGGTAAAAAATAAAAATCACTACCTTAAAACCAAAGAAGCGGTTGAAAAACTGGCAGGCGTGGATGTAATTGGAGGAATTCAAAGGGACGACGCTATAAAAGTAGAACAAAGGCATCTTGGGCTTGTACCTGCAGTAGAACGTGAAAATTTATTGAGCTACATTGACAAATGGGGAGAAATTATCAAGGAAAATATAGATATGGATGCCCTCATTTCTATAATGAAGAACGCTCGGAAGTTACCTGAAGGAAGGGAAGATACATGGCAGGAAGAAAACAGGAAAAAGGTTAAAATTGGAGTTGCCATGGATGAAGTATTCAACTTTTATTATACGGAAAATATAGAATCTCTGGAAGCTAACAATGCAAAAGTAGTTCCATTCAGCCCTTTTAAAGACGAAGAACTTCCTGATGTTGATGGAATTTATATCGGGGGAGGTTACCCTGAAATTTTTGCAAAGGAACTTGAGCAGAACGAATCTATGAGGAGGTCCGTCCTTAAATTCCACCAGGATGGGAACCCAATTTATGCTGAATGCGGAGGGCTCATGTACCTTACAAATTCCATAAATGGGAAAAAAATGTGCGAAATTTTCAATTATGACTCTGTAATGACTAAAAAAGTTCAGGGTTTAAGTTATGTAATTTCTAAGGCTATAAAAGATAATATAATTACAAAGAAGGGCGATGTGTTTAGAGGTCATGAGTTCCATTACTCTAAAGTCCTGGTAAATGGTAAGCCTGAATATGCATTTAAAATACTCAGGGGAAAAGGCATAGAAAATTCACTGGACGGTCTCATGAGTAAAAACACAGTTGCAAGTTATGTACATACCCATGTTGCAGCATGCCCTCAGTTTGCCTCTAACTTTACCAGAAGTGCTGGAGATAACTAA
- a CDS encoding oligosaccharide repeat unit polymerase family protein has product MKVKNVDIFSPYLVIVGIILYVSLALVAYQYHLRGLDFVSGETLFAAFFGSLFFVIGALTPKIIGKYNLVPKLNTGNISKDKLNDKLKNSKLNVILNEKVLFAVVLFAIFLELLNTYLLGGIPLFSGYLKSKATNDLWRVSYILFLPAINILIAKYHNRWYYLLFVIGLALFAATGYRTTTMAILISVFITVYYTRGLQFKHFLIFAVVAAVIGIAVGYIAVKSIEWQQWTLNPIQLVFYRAGFTFMVFDKIVHMAGATHGAMLHDTFSTVGHPRYIVGDVVLGYHKMITPTIFGPAMLDFGYIALAIQMFMIGLFLRLLHSAHKLADGVFTAVYAVILAHTLIWIETGPTDFIVWLFYALAVIALVVFAKNVWGISKKGSKPENI; this is encoded by the coding sequence ATGAAAGTTAAAAACGTAGATATATTTTCGCCATATCTTGTAATAGTAGGGATAATTTTATATGTATCACTTGCACTCGTTGCATATCAGTACCACTTAAGGGGTTTAGATTTTGTATCTGGTGAAACGCTGTTTGCAGCATTCTTCGGGTCATTATTTTTTGTTATAGGCGCACTTACGCCTAAAATTATTGGTAAATATAATTTAGTACCTAAATTGAATACAGGCAATATTTCAAAGGACAAGCTTAATGATAAACTGAAAAATTCTAAGCTCAATGTTATTTTAAATGAAAAAGTTTTATTTGCAGTTGTTTTATTTGCAATATTCTTGGAACTTTTAAACACTTATTTACTGGGAGGAATTCCTCTTTTCAGCGGCTACCTTAAATCAAAGGCAACTAATGATCTCTGGAGAGTTTCTTATATACTGTTTTTACCTGCAATAAACATATTAATTGCAAAATATCATAACAGATGGTATTATCTCTTGTTTGTAATAGGGCTGGCACTATTTGCGGCTACTGGTTACAGGACCACCACAATGGCCATATTAATCAGCGTATTTATAACAGTTTACTACACAAGAGGACTGCAGTTCAAGCATTTCTTAATATTTGCAGTGGTTGCAGCAGTTATTGGAATTGCAGTAGGATATATAGCAGTTAAATCCATTGAATGGCAGCAGTGGACCTTAAATCCTATTCAGTTAGTCTTCTACAGGGCAGGGTTTACATTCATGGTCTTTGATAAAATTGTTCACATGGCAGGAGCTACGCATGGTGCGATGCTTCATGATACATTTTCAACAGTGGGTCATCCACGGTATATTGTAGGTGATGTGGTCCTTGGATACCATAAAATGATCACTCCAACTATATTTGGTCCTGCAATGCTCGATTTCGGATATATTGCACTTGCTATCCAGATGTTTATGATTGGTCTGTTCTTAAGGCTGCTTCATTCGGCACATAAGTTAGCAGATGGGGTATTTACTGCAGTTTATGCCGTAATTCTTGCACACACTCTTATCTGGATTGAAACAGGACCTACTGACTTCATAGTATGGTTGTTCTACGCACTTGCAGTTATAGCTCTGGTAGTGTTTGCAAAGAATGTGTGGGGAATTTCAAAAAAGGGTTCAAAACCTGAAAATATTTAA